The proteins below come from a single Pyramidobacter porci genomic window:
- a CDS encoding HAD family hydrolase, which yields MSSPYIHLDQIRGVIFDWDGVIAESRLDFAPLREKYFGGRRVPLLEAAAEMQEPLKTEFMNAVRDEEMRGAARSAAVAGAFDLIALLDGRRVPWCVLSRNCRESIELAARSIGLALPPQTFGREARYVKPDPRAMTDAAQAIGVPASRCLVIGDYLYELLGARRAGMRCVLVNNCSDPESAALADAVFPTMRDLAESFLDGGTLVPWEYHGFARRCGRRKLEKMHEQAVHVDTPLSFQTLDKLGKLAASGLGRLSVDAGRTLGLQELREQVLLPPSWLEAPAAQLLRSIFAVRYPLLHIAPGEAGRPLSSIASVRNFTEEIFHRERT from the coding sequence ATGAGTTCCCCCTATATCCATCTCGATCAGATTCGCGGAGTCATTTTCGACTGGGACGGCGTCATTGCCGAGAGCAGGCTCGATTTCGCCCCGCTCCGGGAGAAATATTTCGGCGGACGGCGCGTCCCTCTGCTGGAGGCGGCGGCGGAGATGCAGGAGCCTCTCAAAACCGAGTTCATGAACGCCGTCAGGGACGAAGAGATGCGGGGCGCCGCGCGCTCCGCCGCGGTCGCCGGCGCTTTCGATCTCATCGCGCTGCTCGACGGACGCCGCGTCCCGTGGTGCGTTCTCTCGAGGAACTGCCGCGAGTCCATCGAGCTTGCCGCCAGAAGCATCGGGCTCGCGCTGCCGCCGCAGACCTTCGGGCGCGAAGCCCGTTACGTCAAACCGGATCCCCGGGCAATGACCGACGCGGCTCAGGCCATCGGCGTTCCCGCCTCCCGTTGCCTCGTCATCGGCGACTACCTTTACGAGCTGCTCGGCGCGCGGCGCGCCGGGATGCGCTGCGTTCTCGTGAACAACTGCTCCGATCCCGAAAGCGCCGCGCTGGCCGACGCCGTTTTTCCCACGATGCGCGATCTTGCCGAAAGTTTTCTCGACGGAGGGACGCTCGTTCCCTGGGAGTATCACGGCTTTGCGCGGCGCTGCGGCCGGCGAAAACTGGAAAAGATGCACGAGCAGGCCGTCCATGTCGATACGCCGCTGTCGTTCCAAACTCTCGACAAGCTCGGAAAATTGGCCGCCTCGGGTCTCGGGCGCCTGTCGGTGGACGCCGGACGCACGTTGGGCCTGCAAGAGCTTCGGGAGCAGGTTCTGCTTCCCCCTTCCTGGCTGGAAGCGCCCGCGGCGCAGCTCTTGAGATCCATATTCGCGGTCCGCTACCCGCTGCTGCATATCGCCCCGGGCGAAGCCGGGCGTCCGCTCTCTTCCATCGCCAGCGTCCGGAATTTTACAGAAGAAATCTTCCATCGGGAGCGGACATGA
- a CDS encoding class I SAM-dependent methyltransferase, with product MNDIKGICVRKLSKPRQDMEKSNAMWNKRAREFRKISSNAGGDQVFDLFRAKAELKGRSVIDIGCGAGRYLKRLLDEGALAEGLEPSVEMAREARDFISQSGYDGAAVTIYNVAFQDFAPGKKYDYVFISNSPVISYYENYPRIIDLARKGIFISSWLRIEDLFLEKVAAGLGRTPHTHGGCDIVYFLNLLLADGYYPDFWTSVKRREERVDPENFYLRYASWLYGPEYGEKELDRVKKEIDKHLGDDKKVAVSSTNVMGVLYLDLLK from the coding sequence ATGAACGACATAAAGGGTATCTGCGTCAGGAAACTGTCGAAGCCGCGGCAGGACATGGAAAAATCCAATGCCATGTGGAACAAGCGGGCGCGCGAGTTTCGAAAGATCTCCTCCAATGCCGGCGGCGACCAAGTTTTTGATCTTTTCAGAGCGAAGGCCGAGCTGAAAGGCCGCAGCGTGATCGATATCGGCTGCGGGGCGGGGCGCTATTTGAAGCGCCTCCTCGACGAGGGCGCGCTTGCCGAGGGGCTGGAACCCTCCGTGGAGATGGCGAGAGAAGCGCGGGACTTCATCTCGCAGTCGGGATACGACGGCGCGGCGGTGACCATCTACAACGTCGCCTTTCAGGACTTTGCGCCCGGGAAGAAATACGACTACGTGTTCATATCCAACAGCCCCGTCATCTCATATTACGAGAATTATCCCCGGATTATCGACCTGGCTCGAAAGGGGATCTTCATCAGCTCGTGGCTCAGGATCGAAGACCTGTTTCTGGAAAAAGTCGCGGCGGGGCTGGGACGGACGCCGCATACGCACGGAGGCTGTGACATCGTCTATTTCCTGAATCTCCTGCTGGCCGACGGCTATTATCCCGACTTCTGGACGAGCGTAAAACGCAGGGAAGAGCGCGTCGATCCCGAAAATTTTTACCTGCGCTACGCGAGCTGGCTTTACGGCCCCGAATACGGCGAGAAAGAGCTGGACAGGGTCAAAAAAGAAATCGATAAGCATTTGGGAGACGATAAAAAAGTCGCCGTGTCGAGCACAAATGTCATGGGGGTACTGTATCTCGATCTGCTGAAATAA
- a CDS encoding YdcF family protein, which produces MSQWSFFQSTLIIALLSPLGLFLAASFFLLLVPAGEERKRRRTLLSVLTLLFAFSCTDFCGKRMLAFLESLTPEAEEGRGGRSAVVLVLGGGAVAEGRTYQPSVSSQRRLRAAREILSRCGDGKLLLSGIESPLMARWLRGSPPREKTLLETRSLNTEGNLRESAVFLRRLYPDERSRPQVFLVTDRFHMARALRWAKKFMPDFEVVPSPAPSLVRHVPWHPANFVPTCRGLELTSMAWRETLALLRDWLRSRHEAQDQ; this is translated from the coding sequence ATGAGCCAGTGGTCTTTCTTTCAGTCGACGTTGATTATCGCCCTCCTGTCGCCGCTGGGACTGTTCCTGGCGGCGTCGTTCTTTTTGCTTCTGGTCCCGGCGGGGGAGGAACGCAAAAGGCGGCGCACCCTGTTGAGCGTGCTGACGTTGCTTTTCGCTTTTTCATGCACTGATTTCTGCGGCAAAAGAATGCTCGCCTTTTTGGAGTCTCTGACGCCCGAAGCGGAAGAGGGGCGCGGCGGCCGTTCGGCTGTCGTGCTGGTGCTCGGCGGCGGCGCGGTCGCCGAAGGGCGGACGTATCAGCCTTCCGTTTCTTCGCAGCGGCGTCTGCGGGCAGCGAGAGAAATTTTATCGCGTTGCGGAGACGGAAAGCTTCTGCTTTCGGGCATCGAGTCGCCGTTGATGGCCCGCTGGCTGCGGGGCTCGCCGCCTCGGGAAAAGACGCTTTTGGAAACTCGCTCCTTGAATACCGAGGGCAATCTGCGCGAAAGCGCCGTTTTTTTGCGAAGACTGTATCCCGACGAGCGTTCGCGCCCGCAGGTCTTTCTCGTCACGGACCGTTTTCATATGGCGCGGGCTCTGCGCTGGGCGAAAAAGTTTATGCCCGATTTCGAGGTCGTCCCTTCGCCTGCGCCCAGCCTCGTGCGGCACGTGCCCTGGCACCCGGCGAATTTCGTGCCGACCTGCCGGGGTCTGGAGCTGACCTCGATGGCTTGGCGCGAGACGTTGGCGCTTTTGAGGGACTGGCTCCGTTCGCGCCATGAGGCGCAGGATCAATAA
- a CDS encoding DEAD/DEAH box helicase yields MTAASFRDFNLPESFLAALDQRGFTTPTPVQAQVLSQPNLDTDMVVQARTGSGKTLAFLLPLLSELEGGGKKPRLLVLSPTRELAMQNAGESEFLGRIRGIGTVSIVGGMSMEHQIFQLRRGASVVVGTPGRVLDHIRRGTLDLSEIETLVLDEGDNMLDMGFRDELEAILEAAVSRKKTWLFSATMPDSVFSLCKRYLKEPLRLELNHEEEQHEDIVHRVYLVPSRQRMEALVNILLWEKPALCLIFCHTKTDTGEVAGRLQEEGLMALALNGDMTQRERSNALESFRTGRIPVLVATNVAARGLDVQGVSHVIQLGLPDNMETFVHRSGRTGRAGHEGSNLLLLTPQESGRFKFMIRSSEMKVEWLKVPDIQEISVIQRERREESLLEIVPAPEIRAWAESLLERSDDAADLAAKLLSVAVKDIPTGYALRDSLQRELDQRRERAAVRREGRASSRFDGERRGLATERARFRGQGLSIRIAKGRNDQEWSVGRILGALCAALGVSRDEIGNIKMRDSHTEVELSPAAIASLDDGGRRRLIDRGLISGEPRLGGARRERRFDRSGERLGKRNFERTSERRPRYGRDA; encoded by the coding sequence GTGACCGCAGCAAGTTTTAGAGATTTCAATCTGCCCGAGAGTTTTCTTGCCGCTCTCGATCAACGAGGCTTTACGACGCCGACGCCGGTTCAGGCGCAGGTTCTGTCGCAGCCCAATCTGGACACGGACATGGTCGTGCAGGCGCGCACGGGTTCCGGCAAGACGCTGGCTTTTCTTCTGCCGCTGCTGAGCGAACTCGAAGGCGGCGGCAAAAAGCCCCGTCTGCTGGTGCTCTCGCCGACGCGCGAGCTGGCCATGCAGAACGCCGGCGAATCGGAATTTTTAGGCCGCATCAGGGGCATCGGCACGGTGAGCATCGTCGGCGGCATGAGCATGGAGCACCAGATCTTCCAGCTCCGGCGCGGCGCCTCGGTCGTCGTCGGCACGCCGGGGCGCGTTCTCGATCATATCCGCCGCGGCACGCTCGACTTGAGCGAGATCGAGACGCTGGTTCTCGACGAGGGCGACAACATGCTCGACATGGGTTTCCGCGACGAGCTGGAAGCGATCCTCGAGGCCGCCGTGAGCCGCAAAAAGACCTGGCTCTTCTCGGCGACGATGCCCGACTCGGTGTTTTCGCTCTGCAAACGCTATCTCAAGGAGCCGTTGCGGCTGGAGCTGAACCACGAGGAGGAGCAGCACGAAGACATTGTGCACCGTGTGTATTTGGTGCCTTCGCGTCAGCGCATGGAAGCGCTGGTCAACATCCTGCTGTGGGAGAAGCCGGCGCTCTGCCTGATATTCTGCCACACCAAGACCGATACGGGAGAGGTGGCGGGGCGTCTTCAGGAGGAAGGTCTGATGGCTCTGGCGCTGAACGGCGACATGACGCAGCGCGAACGCAGCAACGCCTTGGAATCTTTCCGCACCGGCCGCATTCCCGTTTTGGTCGCCACCAACGTGGCCGCCCGAGGGCTGGACGTGCAGGGCGTCAGCCACGTGATCCAGCTGGGCCTTCCCGACAACATGGAGACCTTCGTGCACCGTTCCGGGCGCACCGGGCGGGCCGGGCACGAAGGCAGCAACCTGCTGCTGCTGACGCCGCAGGAATCGGGACGCTTCAAGTTCATGATCCGCAGCTCCGAGATGAAGGTCGAATGGCTGAAAGTCCCCGACATCCAGGAGATCAGCGTCATCCAGCGCGAACGCCGCGAGGAATCGTTGCTGGAGATCGTTCCCGCGCCGGAGATCCGCGCCTGGGCCGAGTCGCTTCTCGAACGCAGCGACGACGCGGCGGATCTGGCGGCCAAGCTGCTGTCGGTCGCAGTCAAGGACATCCCCACGGGCTACGCCCTCAGAGATTCGCTCCAGCGCGAGCTTGACCAGCGCCGCGAGCGTGCCGCGGTGCGCCGTGAAGGGCGCGCAAGTTCCCGCTTCGACGGCGAACGGCGCGGCCTCGCAACGGAACGCGCGCGTTTCCGCGGGCAGGGCCTTTCCATTCGCATCGCCAAGGGGCGGAACGACCAGGAATGGTCCGTCGGCCGCATCCTCGGCGCTCTGTGCGCAGCGCTCGGCGTCAGCCGCGACGAGATCGGCAACATCAAAATGCGCGACTCGCACACCGAGGTGGAGCTGAGCCCCGCGGCGATCGCCAGCCTCGACGACGGCGGGCGGCGACGGCTGATCGACCGCGGCCTGATCTCCGGCGAGCCACGGCTGGGCGGGGCTCGCCGCGAACGGCGCTTCGATCGTTCCGGTGAGCGTCTTGGCAAAAGGAATTTCGAGCGCACTTCGGAACGCCGTCCCCGATACGGCCGCGACGCCTAA
- a CDS encoding molecular chaperone DnaJ encodes MEFDPETMKIHICKKCKGLGFGIDLKGNRFNCSECNGTGRILVKTLKEEFTLDSLSENLSFDKETMRVRVCKSCGGLGSIDYGSEERECEDCHGTGRIIEQKILTEYQLHHVDGIVAPEEKE; translated from the coding sequence ATGGAATTCGATCCGGAAACTATGAAAATCCACATCTGCAAAAAATGCAAGGGCCTGGGATTTGGCATCGACCTGAAAGGCAACCGTTTCAACTGCTCCGAGTGCAACGGCACGGGCCGCATTCTCGTCAAGACGCTCAAGGAGGAGTTCACGCTCGACAGCCTCAGCGAGAATCTCTCTTTCGACAAGGAAACGATGAGAGTCCGCGTCTGCAAATCCTGCGGCGGCCTGGGCAGCATCGATTACGGCTCCGAAGAGCGCGAGTGCGAGGACTGCCACGGCACGGGACGGATCATCGAGCAGAAAATCCTCACGGAATACCAGCTGCATCACGTCGACGGGATCGTCGCGCCCGAAGAGAAAGAATGA
- a CDS encoding GntR family transcriptional regulator gives MYNPLHPAKNMDLRQIVYEKIKQAIVSGIIKPGEKLSEVELAEKMAVSRTPVREAIRQLAKTSLVTLTPRKGAYVSLPSISDAGALYELREDLEMFAAALVSVNPPEKELKEFLEIFKHMGNDTDPQKYLEEDRRFHAFLYQSSGNRFLMNSLQELVDVINLYRPYSLGDTEYIRHLAEGHVEIIEALLARDEKRVREAMRAHIRMSRARLEAYLNTHTSERLPLRP, from the coding sequence ATGTATAATCCGCTTCATCCGGCGAAGAACATGGATCTTCGTCAGATCGTTTACGAGAAGATCAAGCAAGCTATTGTGAGCGGTATCATCAAGCCGGGGGAAAAACTTTCCGAAGTCGAGCTGGCGGAAAAAATGGCCGTGTCGCGAACGCCGGTGCGCGAAGCGATCCGTCAGCTGGCGAAGACTTCGCTGGTAACGCTGACGCCGCGCAAGGGCGCTTACGTTTCCCTGCCGTCGATCAGCGATGCGGGGGCGCTCTACGAGCTGCGCGAGGACTTGGAAATGTTCGCGGCGGCGCTGGTGTCGGTGAACCCTCCGGAAAAGGAGCTGAAAGAGTTTCTCGAAATTTTCAAACACATGGGCAACGATACGGACCCGCAGAAATATCTTGAAGAGGATCGCCGTTTTCACGCTTTTCTTTATCAGTCGTCAGGCAACCGTTTCCTGATGAATTCGCTGCAGGAGCTGGTGGATGTGATCAACCTGTATCGTCCGTATTCGCTGGGCGACACTGAATACATCAGGCACCTTGCCGAAGGCCACGTGGAGATCATCGAGGCGCTTCTGGCCCGCGACGAGAAAAGGGTGCGCGAGGCCATGAGGGCCCACATACGCATGAGCCGGGCGCGCCTCGAGGCTTACCTGAACACGCATACTTCCGAACGCCTCCCGCTCCGCCCATGA